Proteins from one methanogenic archaeon mixed culture ISO4-G1 genomic window:
- a CDS encoding phenylalanyl-tRNA synthetase alpha subunit PheS, with the protein MVSAEILEGLSYNEKKLLLALESRGGTASPADLISGGSFALEVEIMGAASWLESKGMAGIKEQVEKFVTLEDESVVTEGLPERIAITKIDANGGRIDMDELAAEMPGMDKIAVGWLKRKALADIVAEGDRKFLVLTDKGKATLGQEMPDEAFLKRLKENPVPDAEADKNLVKDLKGRKGVIGEKVVTSRTITLTDLGREVAGSGLELKPQVTDITDRLIQSGEWKDVEIRKYDIQTFAPAITPAKKHPLSRLGSDIRRMFTDMGFTEMSSEYVQPSFWNLDVLFTPQDHPARDLQDTFYLENPRTIHIDDEELVEKVRNIHENGGDTESTGWGGKWSREMAESALLRTHSTVTSIRYIAAHPDAPQKAFSISRIFRNESIDATHLPEFTQIEGIVIDENADFDMLISMIKEFYSRMGFDQIRIRPAYFPYTEPSLEIEVFFNGKWMELGGAGMFRPEVLAPFGVKTPVLAWGFGFERLAMLKWNIKDIRDLYISDIDSLKRNTVF; encoded by the coding sequence ATGGTAAGCGCAGAGATTCTGGAAGGATTGAGCTACAACGAGAAGAAACTGCTCCTGGCACTTGAGTCCAGGGGAGGGACCGCATCGCCTGCGGACCTGATCTCGGGAGGCAGCTTCGCCCTCGAAGTGGAGATCATGGGGGCCGCATCATGGCTCGAGTCCAAGGGCATGGCCGGCATCAAGGAGCAGGTCGAGAAGTTCGTCACACTGGAGGACGAGAGCGTCGTCACGGAAGGACTTCCCGAGAGGATCGCCATCACCAAGATCGACGCCAATGGCGGAAGGATCGACATGGACGAGCTCGCCGCCGAGATGCCCGGCATGGACAAGATCGCGGTCGGATGGCTGAAGAGGAAGGCCCTTGCCGACATCGTCGCCGAGGGCGACAGGAAGTTCCTCGTCCTGACGGACAAGGGAAAGGCCACGCTCGGACAGGAGATGCCCGACGAGGCGTTCCTCAAGAGGCTCAAGGAGAACCCGGTCCCCGACGCGGAGGCCGACAAGAACCTCGTCAAGGACCTCAAGGGAAGGAAGGGCGTCATCGGAGAGAAGGTCGTCACATCTAGGACCATCACGCTCACGGACCTCGGAAGGGAGGTCGCCGGTTCCGGACTGGAGCTTAAGCCCCAGGTCACTGACATCACGGACCGTCTCATACAGTCCGGCGAGTGGAAGGATGTCGAGATCAGGAAGTACGACATCCAGACGTTCGCGCCCGCTATCACACCGGCAAAGAAGCACCCCCTGTCCAGGCTCGGATCCGACATCAGGAGGATGTTCACCGACATGGGATTCACGGAGATGTCCTCCGAGTACGTCCAGCCGTCGTTCTGGAATCTGGATGTGCTCTTCACGCCCCAGGACCACCCCGCAAGGGACCTTCAGGACACATTCTATCTGGAGAACCCGAGGACGATCCACATCGACGACGAGGAGCTGGTGGAGAAGGTCAGGAACATCCACGAGAACGGAGGGGACACGGAGTCCACCGGATGGGGCGGCAAATGGTCGAGGGAGATGGCGGAATCCGCTCTCCTCAGGACCCACAGCACCGTCACCAGCATCAGGTACATCGCCGCCCACCCCGACGCGCCCCAGAAGGCGTTCTCGATCTCGAGGATATTCAGGAACGAGTCCATCGACGCCACACATCTTCCCGAGTTCACCCAGATCGAGGGTATCGTCATCGACGAGAACGCCGATTTCGACATGCTCATCTCCATGATCAAGGAGTTCTATTCCAGGATGGGATTCGATCAGATCCGCATCCGTCCCGCATACTTCCCGTACACCGAGCCGTCCCTGGAGATCGAGGTCTTCTTTAACGGCAAGTGGATGGAGCTGGGAGGGGCCGGTATGTTCAGGCCCGAGGTCCTAGCGCCGTTCGGCGTGAAGACCCCCGTCCTGGCATGGGGATTCGGTTTCGAGAGGCTCGCCATGCTCAAGTGGAACATCAAGGACATCAGGGACCTCTACATCTCGGACATCGACAGCCTCAAGAGGAACACGGTCTTCTGA
- a CDS encoding D-aminoacyl-tRNA deacylase, with product MSRLLVCSEPDLPSVNMREFLLGFDDWEEFGGDGRNTYLRCGDTVMVNIPDLHIYHEDLDKEVEAFGVKIDDIIVMSKHSAASGRPALTAHPIGNYHENQYGGRAESLVKASPALMSEALRLIVGKNDMPETQTCFEVTHHGPWMEKPTFFIEVGSEQSQWENKHAAEILAHVIRDLDPHPEYPVAIGVGGGHYAPRFSEVALKFKVNFGHMLPNYQMEGRDDEDIVRMIRLASEATGTKLAYLHRKSMKKPEERRISSLIESAGLEQISSSDLEPFSGN from the coding sequence ATGTCCCGCCTACTGGTGTGCAGCGAACCCGATCTTCCCTCCGTTAACATGAGGGAGTTCCTTCTCGGTTTCGACGATTGGGAGGAGTTCGGCGGCGACGGCCGGAACACCTATCTCCGCTGCGGGGACACGGTCATGGTGAACATCCCCGACCTGCACATCTACCACGAGGACCTGGACAAGGAGGTCGAGGCCTTCGGTGTGAAGATTGACGACATAATCGTCATGTCGAAGCATTCGGCGGCCAGCGGAAGACCCGCCCTGACGGCGCATCCCATCGGCAACTACCATGAGAACCAGTACGGAGGAAGGGCGGAATCCCTCGTCAAGGCGAGTCCCGCCCTCATGTCGGAGGCCCTCAGGCTGATCGTCGGGAAGAACGACATGCCGGAGACGCAGACATGCTTCGAGGTGACCCACCACGGTCCGTGGATGGAGAAGCCCACGTTTTTCATAGAGGTCGGAAGCGAGCAATCGCAGTGGGAGAACAAACACGCCGCAGAGATACTGGCACATGTGATCAGGGATCTCGATCCGCATCCCGAGTACCCCGTTGCGATCGGGGTCGGCGGAGGCCATTACGCCCCCAGGTTCTCGGAGGTGGCGCTCAAGTTCAAGGTCAATTTCGGCCACATGCTCCCCAATTATCAGATGGAGGGCCGCGACGACGAGGACATCGTCAGGATGATCAGGCTGGCGAGCGAGGCTACGGGTACGAAGCTGGCGTACCTTCACCGCAAGTCGATGAAGAAGCCGGAGGAGAGGAGGATATCCTCCCTCATAGAATCCGCCGGTCTCGAGCAGATCTCATCCAGCGATCTGGAGCCGTTCAGTGGGAATTGA
- a CDS encoding uridylate kinase PyrH, translated as MDKVVVSIGGSILVPGENDAEFIRKLAEMLKEVSKEVQIAVVCGGGKTARYYAGIARDLGGDTYAQDILGIAATRMNAQLLSLALGDMPDTVTDDVLETAKASAPGKIAVMGGTVPGHTTDAVSSMVAAAMKADRIVNGTAVDAVYTDDPRKNPDAKRITSMTIDELADIVYKEHGASKSSVFDPLGVKLAKENKMDILIIDGRNLEELRNAILGKPIKGTTVNSH; from the coding sequence ATGGATAAGGTAGTCGTGTCGATCGGAGGTTCCATCCTCGTGCCCGGAGAGAACGATGCGGAGTTCATCCGCAAGCTTGCTGAAATGCTCAAGGAGGTATCGAAGGAGGTCCAGATCGCGGTCGTCTGCGGAGGCGGGAAGACAGCCAGGTATTATGCCGGCATCGCGAGGGACCTCGGAGGGGACACGTACGCTCAGGACATCCTGGGGATCGCCGCCACGAGGATGAACGCACAGTTGCTCAGTCTGGCACTTGGGGATATGCCCGACACGGTGACCGACGATGTCCTCGAGACCGCCAAGGCTTCGGCACCGGGAAAGATCGCCGTAATGGGCGGAACGGTCCCCGGTCACACCACCGATGCGGTATCGTCCATGGTGGCAGCGGCCATGAAGGCGGACAGGATCGTGAACGGCACCGCCGTCGACGCGGTCTACACCGACGACCCCCGCAAGAACCCCGATGCGAAGAGGATCACATCGATGACCATCGACGAACTCGCCGACATCGTCTACAAGGAGCACGGGGCCTCCAAATCCAGCGTCTTCGACCCTCTGGGCGTGAAACTGGCCAAGGAGAACAAGATGGACATCCTGATAATAGACGGAAGGAACCTGGAAGAGCTCAGGAACGCCATCCTCGGGAAGCCCATCAAGGGAACGACCGTCAATTCCCACTGA
- a CDS encoding peptide chain release factor aRF1, whose translation MGDANSEDRAKYDFKKDMQEIMNYRGRGTELISCYVPENKPISDVMAYLRNEQSQASNIKSKTTMKNVQSAIDSIASRLKTYKQAPPNGVVIFCGEVPRAGDQTKMVQYVIHPPEAITAFLYRCDSDFFTEPLESMMLDKKCYGLITIDRSEATLGILSGSRIQVLKHFDSLVPSKHHQGGQSSVRFERLIEIAAHEFFTKVADNCTEYFLNRPELLGILVGGPGYTKEFFVKEEYLHHELRKKVITPLVDTGYTDESGLRELVQNSQNILTGLQLSREKVFMQRLFTEIRKADGGLSAYGENDVRTQLANGAVDVLLVSEAIKKRRITVQCQSGHVHEMTVDDADGKFTCPECGANAQVINDEDYIDDLFNKAEVFNTRLQLISPDSEEGDMLLKAFGGVAALLRYKM comes from the coding sequence ATGGGAGACGCTAACTCAGAGGACAGAGCGAAATACGATTTCAAGAAGGATATGCAGGAGATCATGAACTACAGGGGAAGGGGAACAGAGCTCATCTCCTGCTACGTTCCGGAGAACAAGCCGATCTCCGATGTCATGGCATATCTTAGGAACGAACAGTCTCAGGCATCCAACATCAAGTCGAAGACTACGATGAAGAATGTCCAGAGCGCCATCGATTCCATCGCTTCTCGACTCAAGACCTACAAGCAGGCCCCTCCGAACGGAGTGGTAATCTTCTGCGGAGAGGTTCCCCGCGCAGGGGACCAGACTAAGATGGTCCAGTACGTGATCCACCCACCGGAGGCCATCACCGCTTTCCTCTACAGATGCGATTCGGATTTCTTCACCGAGCCGCTCGAGTCCATGATGCTGGACAAGAAGTGCTACGGTCTCATCACCATCGACAGGTCCGAGGCCACCCTGGGAATCCTCTCGGGAAGCAGGATCCAGGTCCTGAAGCACTTCGATTCGCTCGTTCCCAGCAAGCACCACCAGGGAGGTCAGTCCTCCGTCCGTTTCGAGAGGCTTATCGAGATCGCGGCCCACGAGTTCTTCACCAAGGTCGCGGACAACTGTACGGAGTACTTCCTCAACAGGCCCGAGCTCCTGGGCATACTGGTCGGAGGACCGGGATACACCAAGGAGTTCTTCGTCAAGGAGGAGTACCTCCACCACGAGCTCAGGAAGAAGGTCATCACGCCCCTGGTCGACACCGGTTACACCGACGAGTCCGGACTCAGGGAGCTGGTCCAGAACTCCCAGAACATCCTGACGGGACTCCAGCTCTCGAGGGAGAAGGTCTTCATGCAGAGGCTGTTCACCGAAATCAGGAAGGCCGACGGAGGTCTCTCCGCATACGGAGAGAACGATGTGAGGACGCAGCTCGCCAACGGCGCAGTGGACGTGCTCCTCGTGTCGGAAGCGATCAAGAAGAGGCGCATCACCGTACAGTGCCAGTCCGGCCATGTCCACGAGATGACTGTGGACGATGCGGACGGGAAGTTCACCTGTCCCGAGTGCGGTGCCAACGCGCAGGTAATCAATGACGAGGACTACATCGACGACTTATTCAACAAGGCGGAGGTGTTCAACACGCGTCTTCAGCTGATCTCCCCCGATTCGGAGGAGGGAGACATGCTGCTGAAGGCATTCGGAGGGGTTGCGGCCCTCCTGAGATACAAGATGTGA
- a CDS encoding arginyl-tRNA synthetase ArgS — MTIMNDFQEEIRQRVSSALKDMGSEGAEFVVEASAMEGVDMAVPCFPLAKALRKAPQAIADELASKIQPSGMISKVSSVNGFLNFNIDPETLIKATLDEIIRCQSCYGSMPLTGVRVNVEHTSTNPTGPIHVGRARNPIIGDTLARCLKRCGHKVTTEYYVNDVGKQVVVLTWGVNNVSDEEAAKNSEEHMKEIGQNEKERDKTDHRLVAKYRVANKKMESDPAVKEEISEMMRRFEEGDQEIIDTVRHTAEIMLDGLRETLGQINVVLDRYTWESQYIADGSAKAVVEKLKASKYAGQTEDGAWYVDLKDFGVQGKNTKFTFTRSDGTTLYTTRDLAYHLDKFTRADRIIDVLGEDQKLGSKQLCSALEIMGEDKLPEPLFYAFVSLPEGKMSTRRGVVVYLDDLIDEAVDRAYEEIKKRRTDMSEEKMREISRTVGIAAVRFNIIRVQPEKQFVFKWEDALNFDGNSGPYLQYVHARACSMLRKAGEFTHDTDPAKFTEPSEINLIKILSKYEEVLRAAGNDMRIHMIPAYGHELASAFNQYYAAVSILNSKDKRDARLTLVECAKIVLADVLDCLGMGAPEEM, encoded by the coding sequence ATGACGATCATGAACGATTTCCAGGAAGAGATCCGCCAGAGGGTCTCATCGGCCCTGAAGGACATGGGCAGCGAAGGAGCAGAATTCGTCGTAGAGGCATCGGCGATGGAAGGCGTGGACATGGCGGTCCCGTGTTTCCCCCTGGCGAAGGCGCTCAGGAAGGCCCCGCAGGCGATCGCCGACGAGCTCGCATCGAAGATACAGCCGTCCGGGATGATCTCCAAGGTCTCGTCCGTCAACGGCTTCCTCAACTTCAACATCGATCCGGAGACGCTGATCAAGGCGACCCTGGACGAGATCATCAGGTGCCAGTCGTGCTACGGCTCCATGCCCCTCACAGGCGTGAGGGTCAACGTCGAGCACACCTCCACCAACCCCACCGGACCCATCCACGTCGGAAGGGCCAGGAACCCCATCATCGGTGACACGCTGGCAAGGTGCCTCAAGAGGTGCGGACACAAGGTCACGACCGAATACTACGTCAACGACGTGGGGAAGCAGGTCGTCGTCCTCACCTGGGGAGTCAACAACGTCTCCGACGAGGAGGCCGCGAAGAACTCCGAGGAGCACATGAAGGAGATCGGCCAGAACGAGAAGGAGAGGGACAAGACCGATCACAGGCTCGTCGCCAAGTACCGTGTGGCCAACAAGAAGATGGAGTCCGACCCCGCCGTCAAGGAAGAGATCTCCGAGATGATGAGGCGCTTCGAGGAGGGCGACCAGGAGATCATCGATACCGTAAGGCACACCGCGGAGATCATGCTGGACGGACTCAGGGAGACCCTGGGCCAGATCAACGTCGTCCTCGACAGGTACACATGGGAGTCCCAGTACATCGCCGACGGGTCCGCGAAGGCGGTCGTCGAGAAGCTGAAGGCATCCAAATACGCCGGTCAGACCGAGGACGGCGCATGGTACGTGGACCTCAAGGACTTCGGGGTCCAGGGTAAGAATACCAAGTTCACGTTCACAAGGTCCGACGGTACCACTCTGTACACCACCCGTGACCTCGCATACCATCTCGACAAGTTCACCAGGGCCGACAGGATCATCGACGTCCTCGGAGAGGACCAGAAGCTGGGATCCAAGCAGCTCTGCTCCGCACTGGAGATCATGGGCGAGGACAAGCTCCCGGAGCCCCTGTTCTACGCGTTCGTCTCCCTCCCCGAGGGGAAGATGTCCACCAGGAGGGGTGTCGTCGTCTATCTGGACGACCTCATCGACGAGGCGGTCGACCGTGCCTACGAGGAGATCAAGAAGAGGCGCACGGACATGTCCGAGGAGAAGATGCGCGAGATCTCCAGGACCGTCGGAATCGCGGCGGTCAGGTTCAACATCATACGTGTCCAGCCCGAGAAGCAGTTCGTCTTCAAGTGGGAGGATGCTCTCAACTTCGACGGCAACTCGGGACCCTATCTCCAGTACGTTCACGCAAGGGCGTGCAGCATGCTGAGGAAGGCGGGGGAGTTCACCCACGACACCGACCCGGCCAAGTTCACGGAGCCATCCGAGATCAACCTCATCAAGATCCTGTCCAAGTACGAGGAGGTCCTCAGGGCCGCCGGAAACGACATGCGCATCCACATGATCCCGGCATACGGGCACGAGCTCGCCAGCGCATTCAACCAGTACTATGCCGCGGTGTCAATCCTTAACTCCAAGGACAAGAGGGACGCGAGGCTGACGCTCGTAGAGTGCGCCAAGATCGTCCTGGCCGATGTCCTGGACTGCCTGGGAATGGGTGCCCCTGAGGAGATGTGA
- a CDS encoding GNAT family acetyltransferase produces MTEIRQLKIKDIQGVRDLEISCIKEYFAETIENKWEDLPQEWKDNLGASSKNHFKAYLDSGVSFVAVEDGEVIGFIFAQILHHICDEDNLLWIENMGVHPYFRRNMIGYQLLRECVKKGRELGCTVAHSMIQEDNAPSILLHKKLGFFMDRREVALMDLRDPKLKL; encoded by the coding sequence ATGACGGAGATTCGTCAGCTGAAGATCAAGGACATCCAGGGCGTGCGCGACCTTGAGATCTCCTGCATCAAGGAATACTTCGCGGAGACCATCGAGAACAAGTGGGAGGACCTCCCGCAGGAGTGGAAGGACAACCTGGGTGCCAGCAGCAAGAACCACTTCAAAGCGTATCTGGACAGCGGTGTCAGCTTCGTAGCGGTTGAGGACGGCGAGGTCATCGGATTCATCTTCGCCCAAATCCTCCACCACATCTGCGACGAGGACAATTTGCTGTGGATCGAGAACATGGGCGTCCATCCGTACTTCAGGCGCAACATGATCGGCTACCAGCTGCTCAGGGAATGCGTGAAGAAGGGTCGCGAGCTGGGCTGCACCGTGGCGCACAGCATGATCCAGGAGGACAACGCACCGTCGATCCTCCTCCACAAGAAGCTCGGGTTCTTCATGGACAGGCGCGAGGTCGCACTCATGGACCTCCGCGACCCCAAGCTCAAACTCTGA
- a CDS encoding IMP biosynthesis enzyme PurP domain protein, translated as MISREEVLGNLEKINLKEAKIGVVGSHSGLDTCDGAKSEGFKTVAICQEGRDSPFTRYYKTIYDDKGNLRRGTVDEAVVLDKYSSILKPEVQQNLLNNNVLFVPNRSFVSYCGIDAVEDDFKLPMVGSRNLLRSEERGDPKDYYWILNEAGLPFPKKVEKPEDINGLTIIKVHHKVKKLERGFFTAKDYDQFVEKSTELIKQGVIEPDFLKDARMEQYIIGPVFNLDFFYSPLEEKGERLELLGIDWRFESSLDGYCRLPGKQQVELEEDGIIPEYTVCGHNSATLRESLLPKAYELAEKYVAATKKFYDPGIIGPFCLQTCVDKDLHFHIYDVAPRIGGGTNVHMSVGHPYGNSLWRQEMSSGKRLAMEIRRAIDEERVEEIVT; from the coding sequence ATGATCAGCAGAGAGGAGGTTCTTGGCAACCTCGAGAAGATCAACCTCAAGGAAGCCAAGATCGGAGTTGTCGGGTCCCATTCGGGTCTGGACACATGCGACGGAGCCAAATCCGAAGGCTTCAAGACCGTCGCCATCTGTCAGGAAGGAAGGGATTCCCCATTCACAAGGTACTACAAGACGATCTACGACGACAAAGGCAACCTCCGCAGGGGGACCGTCGACGAGGCAGTCGTCCTTGACAAGTACAGCAGCATCCTGAAGCCGGAGGTCCAGCAGAACCTCCTGAACAACAACGTCCTTTTCGTCCCCAACAGGTCGTTCGTCTCCTACTGCGGGATCGACGCCGTGGAGGACGATTTCAAGCTCCCCATGGTCGGAAGCAGGAACCTCCTCAGGTCCGAGGAGAGGGGAGACCCCAAGGACTACTACTGGATCCTCAACGAGGCCGGACTCCCGTTCCCCAAGAAGGTCGAGAAGCCCGAGGACATAAACGGACTCACCATCATCAAGGTCCACCACAAGGTCAAGAAGCTCGAGAGGGGATTCTTCACCGCAAAGGACTACGACCAGTTCGTCGAGAAGTCCACCGAGCTCATCAAGCAGGGCGTCATCGAACCCGACTTCCTCAAGGACGCCAGGATGGAGCAGTACATCATCGGTCCCGTGTTCAACCTCGACTTCTTCTACTCCCCGCTGGAGGAGAAGGGCGAGAGGCTGGAGCTCCTGGGTATCGACTGGAGGTTCGAATCGTCCCTCGACGGATACTGCAGGCTTCCCGGGAAGCAGCAGGTCGAGCTCGAGGAGGACGGAATCATCCCCGAGTACACCGTCTGCGGACACAACTCGGCCACCCTCAGGGAGTCGCTCCTCCCCAAGGCGTACGAGCTCGCGGAGAAGTACGTCGCGGCCACCAAGAAGTTCTATGACCCAGGTATCATCGGGCCGTTCTGCCTGCAGACCTGCGTCGACAAGGACCTGCACTTCCACATCTACGACGTCGCGCCCCGTATCGGAGGCGGAACGAACGTCCACATGTCAGTCGGACACCCCTACGGCAACTCGCTGTGGAGGCAGGAGATGTCCTCCGGAAAGAGGCTCGCCATGGAGATCAGAAGAGCGATCGACGAGGAACGCGTGGAGGAAATCGTAACATGA
- a CDS encoding adenylate kinase, protein MKTTIVLLGPPGAGKGTQGEKLTDEYGYTRLSTGDMLREAVRNGTELGKKAKEYMDSGALVPNDLIINLMKEKIATVKGGVLLDGFPRTVEQADALASQMDVDLALNFDVADEELISRLTQRRSCPKCNAVYHLVTKKPAKEGICDKCGAELYQRDDDKEATVKNRLEVYRKNTMPLIDYYAKKGKLVTIDGTGDINEIFAQVKKAIQ, encoded by the coding sequence ATGAAGACGACCATAGTCCTGCTTGGACCCCCTGGAGCCGGAAAAGGTACACAGGGAGAGAAACTCACTGATGAATACGGATACACCAGGCTCTCGACCGGTGACATGCTCCGTGAGGCCGTCAGGAACGGTACCGAACTCGGGAAGAAGGCCAAGGAGTACATGGACTCCGGAGCCCTCGTCCCCAACGACCTCATCATCAACCTCATGAAGGAGAAGATCGCGACAGTCAAGGGAGGAGTCCTCCTGGACGGATTCCCCAGGACCGTCGAGCAGGCTGACGCCCTCGCATCCCAGATGGATGTCGACCTCGCACTCAACTTCGACGTCGCCGACGAGGAGCTCATTTCCAGGCTCACCCAGAGGCGCTCATGCCCCAAGTGCAACGCGGTCTACCACCTCGTCACGAAGAAGCCCGCGAAGGAAGGCATCTGCGACAAGTGCGGTGCGGAGCTCTACCAGAGGGACGACGACAAGGAGGCCACGGTCAAGAACAGACTCGAGGTCTACCGCAAGAACACCATGCCCCTCATCGACTACTACGCCAAGAAGGGCAAGCTGGTCACCATCGACGGTACCGGCGACATCAACGAGATCTTCGCCCAGGTCAAGAAGGCAATCCAGTGA